The following DNA comes from Girardinichthys multiradiatus isolate DD_20200921_A chromosome 2, DD_fGirMul_XY1, whole genome shotgun sequence.
AGAATAAGTGTTTACTTTTATAGATTAATGACTTCTTTTAGAGTGTAAAATCTCAGGAAAGATAATGAGATGTTATCATGACCacaagtaaataaatgtttagatcataCATCTGGTCCAATGGAATGAACAAGCAGACATGCATCTTCAGTTCTAAACTGTTGTTGTTTCAGGTTTCTggattaaaagaaacatttatgaaGAACAGCCTGTGGTCAGATTCCAGTACCAAACGCTGCTGGTGGCAGCAACCAGTTTACAAGGAGACTATGTTGCCTGGAGCACGTTCCCTCATCTCAACAACATGCTTGGGTCTAACCTAAGGATTCCTGCTGTCTCTGTAAGAACAGAATAATTCACCTTTATTTCAAACTAAATTGGTCCATATCATCAAAAAACATGTAGACACACATCAACGGTCATGCAGATCAAATGGATGCAAAGCTGCTTAAAACCATAAAGTTATTTGACTATTGAAATCTAACCAACAGGAAATTGACTGGGATCCGTCCATCTTCAGATCCATTAAGAGGTTTAATAATGATAATCATTTATTAACTTTAGCAGCCTTTCATGGGGAAATGCATCAAGTATATGCAAAGCATCAACAATTAGTCTCTGCCTTTCTTTTTCTATGCTTCTGCAATTCACTCTTGCATATGTGATAAATCCCCAGTCTTGCTCCATCACTGCTTAATTGGTCACaacgtttattttttatttttccactttCTTTTTTAGTACCCACCATAGATGGAGATCAAAGTCTGAGGAGTTCACAGGATTGAATCGAATCATTGACCGAAGTTGCTCTTGCcgaatgttttctttattcataATGGTGCTTGTACACTGAGTTAGTCTGCTCTCTTGGACGAGAGGCGACCTCATGCAGGAGTGGCCTTCATTATCGGCATGACAGACCTCCACACAGTTTTAGTCAGAGGAAATAACTCGATATCAGTCGTCTGCAGTCTAGTCCTGCGCAGAATATCAATCTGTGCTTTATTATCATTTTTTCAAGTGGCTTATTAACTCCCCTTTTTGAAACCAGGCCAGCGTGTAAAGTCTTCAGCTCGCTGCACGTGCAGAAATAGACATACCTGCTGCCATTTCTAAGCAATCTGCACTGGTGGTGTCGTGATTTCTTTAGTTAAATTCTCTTCAGTCTCTAAATTTCTAGCCGTGACTGTACCTTTTAATCCTGTTTCTTTTTTGGCAAGCTGCAGAAAATTTCAGCAAACaaacttaatttaatttttgtatGTACCTACATCATAGGTGAGAGAAGAGGACCAGAACCAAGATGGGAAGTTGGACCTTTTGACATTTCAGCTGCAGCTTCCTCTGAAAGCTGATGAACAAGTCTACAGTGTTCAGCTGCTGCTCACCTTCAGCTACCAGCTCTTTGTACGTATTCTGCTCTCTTCCATGAGCGGGTCCGGTCACTGTGAAAGTCTCATCCTGTTGTTGTGATTCTTCGCTCACTTCCTGTTCGGTTTGGTCTTGTAGTatgaatttaaaaacacagcCCCTCCTTTTCTGTTGAAACTGTGGGCTGTTTATTCACACATGGCATTTTTCATGTACTTTGTGATCAAGAAGCTGACATCCTCATCCAAAAAACGTTACGGATGCTGCAGACATTATTCCAATTAAAAAGACAGCTATCCCTTCTCTTCCCCAGCGGATGTCCACGGTGGTGATGCAAAGCCTGGCGTTTGTGCAGCACTCCTCTCCTGTGCCTGGAGCAAAGCTGTTCATCAGCGGAGACCTGAGGCTGCAGCAGAGGACACCCCTACCTCACTGGGGGCTCTACAACATTTACAACGTAAGAGAGGACACACTTCTGGACAAAAATCACTTGAAACTCAGCTGTCAGAGTGTTTTATAGACAAACTTTCAGATTATACAGGTCACACATAAACCAAACATAACAAAGCAAACACCGTTCACAGGACCTTTATGACCAGGAGGAGAGAACTAGATGAATGTCTGAGAACATAGGAAAATCTACagtaaatatagaaaaataagCTTTAACTTTTCACTGAAACTGACATCTGGGCTGAGTGAACTTAATATTTACATGTTGGATACTGGGGTAAGTAaaacttttgttttgtctttgttgttgATTTATCGCTAAACAACAAAATTTATGTGTCCTGACAAGAACAATAAAGAACCAAGTTAAGGTTAGAGAAGGCCTGATCCAGGGTGAATGTAAGTTGATACACATGCAGACCAGTGATGGGTATGTAAACAATGCATTTAAAGATTGGGTTTGAGTGATGAAACTTCAAACTGTGCTTAAAGTTCAGCAAACACAAAGAACGCCCCTCATACTCATCACCAGCTCCTATCAGACTTTGATGGGAGATGCGTTGTAGATTTGCATGATtctggaggggggggggggaatgaGATATTATTGGCTTGCATGTGTGATTTCACATCACTCTGTCTCACCTGGgtgcttaaatgttttttcacagAATATAATAGAAGTTACATAAACATTAATATACAGTGTTATTCTGTGTGCGCTGTTGCACATCCTCACCCTGACCCTCAGAATCATCATCGAACCTGTTTATATTTACAGTGTATTAAACACATGCTGCAGAATCAGACATTCAGGTATTCCATCTCCTTCTCTGGTTTGATGCAAAGGTGTCGGTGATCGACGGCTCCAGCCCTTTTGCGAGTGCGTACGACCTGACCAACGTTATGAGAAGCTACCAGGAGAGAAACTGTAAGTAATGAAGGgacttattttatttgcttGCCTTCTGTCTGTACTGGAactgaaaaaatattcttttcttCTCTGCGTTCTCTAAACCATAGTAACGACGGTGTTGTCCAGCCCAACACCAGTCTGGACTGTGGGACGAGCTGCTGGCTCCCCCTTTGAGCTTCATACTGAAATCCGGTATCCCTTGGAGATCATCAGATATCCTTTTAACAAGAACAATGAAGGGGTTGAGTCTGTATGTTAATATGAGGtggtttctttaaatattaactaTCTAGGTATAAACCTGATAGTCATTCATGGAGGTACACCAAGAAATCCGCTGTTGACAAGAATCAGCTGATTTTGAACTTATGATTGACCCTGATGGGGGATTAGCTGGTCAAAACCTTAAAAATTCTATGTTTTTCcaatcagtgaatgcaccatactAAAGGCGACCAGGTCCACTGACTACAGAGGGAAGAGGACTCAAAGGTGGCTCTTTTAATTATCACTGAGGTGttgaaaatgaagtcagaggaagcacatgGATTGAAGGAGCTTTATAAAAGGACATTCCAAAGACATTCCCAGTTTATTTCCATTTAGAGCAATGAAGAAACTCCAGCTAAAATCATTTGAAATCCCATTAAATAGAACGTTGagtattaaataaaaagataaaacacaaTCAAAAAACTCTGACTTCAGATGAACATATTTCatgtatttgtcttttttgttaaTTACATTATAGAACATGTTATGatggtttaaacacagaaaataatagAATGTTTCTGTTCTTACTAAATATCTTCTTTTTAATACTATATTTATGGGGGGCTGAAAAGCAGcaaattttaaacagaagaaatcctTAAAAAAGTTTCCATCTAAGACCATCTTGACTGAATGTGGAAATGAAACAATCTGTCGGCTTAGACATTTGGATGTGTTCTCTCGCATATTTGTCTTAGAATGATAGGCAGTGAAAtactgagtgtgtttgtgtgaaattATACTTTTTCCATTTGTGAAGATATTTCTCAGTCGACTGCATCACATGAGGAACAATCTTAAGAGTCTCCTTCTCATTTATATTCGGTAAGAAAGCTGGTAAATACGAACTGTTCTGACCATCTAGTTCAGACCAAGTGAGTCACAAACACTGAGACCACTCAGGAATGAAGAACGTATCAAAAGCTTTACAAGATTTTGAAACATTTCTGCCTTAACCGCCCCCATCCACTTATCGTCCCGGCTTCTGGGAAACCATCAAGTTGGCCTGGATCCAGTACGTCAGCATCCTCCTCGTCTTCCTTTGGGTCTTTGAACGCATCCAGAAATTTGTTTTCCAGAACCAGGTTATCAGAACTGTACCTATACCTGTGGGAAAACCTCACCTTTCCTGAAATAGGGATAATACATTTtctataggattagactgaaaTTTGAAATCTACACGTTTTCTCATATAACTCCATATCTTTGACATTAGTTTTTTAACTTCATGTTTGTGTTACTAGCGCTATGGTAAAAGTGAAAGAGTTGACCCTTTCAGCTTgagacattttatcacattgttACAAAAAGTCTGCACATCTTCATCAGTGATGATGAGTTTGACACCACGAATAACATCTGGTGAGACCAGAACTGCAAAGAAGAAGTAATAgaacatgtttgtgtttctcAAACTGCTGTGTCCGGCCAACACTCATCCATGCATTATAAATCTGCTCTGATATTACACAAACTGATGACAGCATGCAGGTTTTATCTCAAGACACAGCTGTTATACAAGGAGgaggtaaaaatataaaacaatgagTTGGTTGCATTTTCCTGCACCTGTGAGGTCAGTATAGACATCCTAAAAGGCCTTTTCTTCCTGCAGCAACTGGATTGCAAGGGCACAGCCTCAGTTTTGGgggtttgtcttttttgttatCACATTACAAGATTAAACTCACCAGCTGTGTCTGGTAGATAACCCTAGAAAACAAACACCTACATTTCAGTATCTAAAATGTCTGGACTTGTTGCAGTAGGTACAGTCTGTTTCTGGCTACTTTTTGCTAATTAATCAGAAGACTGATAAGACTTTTCTCTGTAACAAAAACTTGACAAGAAAAGCAAATTTATTCTCTTTCACGtttctattgtttttctttgtaataacTTAATGAACCTCCGTTGTCTTAAAAATTAATTATTCTTCTATTACTGTTGTATTATATCATTTAAAAGGCATCGATTTTGTGAATAAATGTTCTATGTTTAtgcatttcatttgtttattacatgttttaaaacagtttatgataaaataaaaaaatggttttgtacTGTATATAGATTGCTGGACCAATAGCTTTCCTTCAGTTTTTGTTCTCTGTAattcaaacactttttttttatttgtatgcaGTAATCATATTTTAACAGTCAATCAGTTTTTTGTAACTCCCGGTTTGTAATTTACAGTTATTTCCTAATTTCTGCAAAACGTATTGTCAATTCAAATACAATGGCTATTTTTCCCCATAATTCTTCAAACAAGCATTTAATAACAAgttaacattttgattttttttaaaatatagtaAGTTTAAAATTTTGTGTCAGCAAGTCTTCTTAACTTCTGTATCAGTTCAGTTTACGCCTCAAACTTTCTtgcgtccatccatccttcctcccGTTGTCTTTTGCTTTTCTAATACCGGGTTGTAGCCCCAGGAGGAACATCCCTCTTCCCACTGACACTCACCAACTTATGCTGGGGGGTCCCAGGGCATTCCCCCTGGGTAGAAGGGAGATAAAATCATTGTCTAAATTCAGAGGATGCATCCTTGACCAAGAGGAGGACCTCTTGGTCAAGGATGCATCGAAGGCCATCGAAGGACCTGGCCTACGTAGGCCGGTCCTTCGATGGCCGCAAAACCCGTGAAGGCTGCGGTTGGCAGTGAATTTGGACGGTCTAGCCTTCACCGTCACACTGAAAGGACGCATCACCCAGCGCTCTGATAATGTGTCCTGACGATTTGAAATATAAGtgacttatttaaaaaataaagataagcCAGCGCAAGACCCCTAACCGCCCAAAAGCAATCTTTCAAAGTGTTCAGAGCAGTAGGTCAAGTGACTCTGAGCACAGCTACGCTATGTCAATGGATGTTGCTAGTAATAGCAAACGAGAAAGACCAGGTACCACGTCAACAAACGCTCCGGTAAATGTCAAGTAGGAAAGAAAGTCAAAGGCATGTGTGACGAGGATGTTCCTAGTGAAGCAGTGGAAACTGTATTTGGCACTATAAATGCTCTGGGAATGTGGGTGGAAAGTAAAAGGAAAGGTAAATAAACCAAGATAGACATAAAAGAAGGTGGTTCCTGCGTCTTAAAAGTAAAAGAGAAAAATTCAATGAAAACCTCAGGGCTGAAATTGGGGAGTTGCTATGCAGAATTGGCCCGGACCTGGTTGGAAAAATGAAGGAGGCCGCTGATGTTGTTCACCGAGTGGGAAGACTTGCGGAAGGCAAACATGGGCGCATAATAATGCTCTTTGCCAAAAGAAGGGTGAGAGATAAAATATGGAAGCAAACCACGTCATGTCAGATCTTTTAGGAAGAAGAAATCTGGTTTGCAGAAGACCTGACCCCGGAGGACTGGATGTCCAGACAAGCACTATGCCTCAGGATCGAGCAGGTGAGGAAGGAGGGGGAGGCAGCAGGTTTCAGGGGACCCCTCGACTTTATCGAAGGAAAACGCATCACTTTGTAGGTTTTGTGTTCTACGATGAACCGAACATGTACAGTGGAGTAGCTGTGACTATAGGACTGTTCATGGGACTCTCTTATTAAGGATGTTTTACTCCTACAAGTTCAGGaaattttccatttcttttagGAAAGGAATTctagaagagggaaaaaaaagg
Coding sequences within:
- the tmem231 gene encoding transmembrane protein 231, with protein sequence MAFYEVYSHPVLVRYRSSVCTKATLFLVVVLCLTYIAPLLVAYRSQGFWIKRNIYEEQPVVRFQYQTLLVAATSLQGDYVAWSTFPHLNNMLGSNLRIPAVSVREEDQNQDGKLDLLTFQLQLPLKADEQVYSVQLLLTFSYQLFRMSTVVMQSLAFVQHSSPVPGAKLFISGDLRLQQRTPLPHWGLYNIYNVSVIDGSSPFASAYDLTNVMRSYQERNLTTVLSSPTPVWTVGRAAGSPFELHTEIRYPLEIISYRPGFWETIKLAWIQYVSILLVFLWVFERIQKFVFQNQVIRTVPIPVGKPHLS